A genomic window from Pseudomonas argentinensis includes:
- a CDS encoding DUF3606 domain-containing protein, translating into MADDLSNRGPQDRARVNVNESWEVTWWTKKFGCTEAQLKAAVKAVGVMAKDVEAHLKK; encoded by the coding sequence ATGGCAGATGATCTAAGTAATCGCGGCCCACAAGACCGGGCCCGTGTGAATGTGAACGAAAGCTGGGAGGTCACCTGGTGGACAAAGAAATTTGGGTGCACTGAGGCTCAGCTAAAGGCCGCTGTTAAGGCAGTAGGCGTGATGGCAAAGGATGTCGAGGCACACCTTAAAAAGTAG
- a CDS encoding cytochrome c, whose product MKTLLSLSFALLAGVSAGAQAVGGQDAYELVEKGRYIATLGDCTACHTIPGKPLFSGGVAIDTPFGKLLGANITPDQQTGIGRWNFEEFEASMARGHRRDGKQLYPAMPYGAYTKVSREDNQALWAYLRTIEPVHNEVATNQLPFPFSLRLNMQVWNWLNFTEGEFTPEADKSAQWNRGAYLVQGLGHCGSCHTPKNLLGGDKNAEFLQGGDLQGWMAPNITGAAHVGLGDWSEADIVQYLKTGANRYDIASGPMAEAVEHSTQHWRDDDLMAVAVYLKDLDHQRAKPKPLAATDPVMKAGGAIYADRCSGCHTPNGEGIATLFPKLANAPLVNAGDATSMIRVVLAGNRAVSTATAPTGPAMPAFAWNLSDENAADVLTYIRNSWGNAAAPISADQVREQREALHSE is encoded by the coding sequence ATGAAGACTCTGCTCAGCCTCAGCTTCGCCCTGCTGGCCGGCGTCAGCGCCGGCGCCCAGGCGGTCGGCGGCCAGGACGCCTACGAGCTGGTAGAGAAAGGCCGCTACATCGCTACCCTCGGCGACTGCACCGCCTGCCACACCATCCCCGGCAAGCCGCTGTTCTCCGGCGGCGTGGCCATCGACACGCCGTTCGGCAAGCTGCTGGGCGCCAACATCACCCCGGATCAGCAAACCGGCATCGGCCGCTGGAACTTCGAGGAATTCGAAGCCAGCATGGCCCGCGGCCATCGCCGCGACGGCAAGCAGCTCTATCCGGCCATGCCCTATGGGGCGTACACCAAGGTCAGCCGCGAGGACAACCAGGCACTGTGGGCCTACCTGCGCACCATCGAGCCGGTGCACAACGAGGTAGCAACCAACCAGTTGCCCTTCCCCTTCAGCCTGCGCCTGAACATGCAGGTGTGGAACTGGCTCAACTTCACCGAGGGCGAATTCACGCCCGAGGCGGACAAGAGCGCGCAGTGGAACCGCGGCGCCTACCTGGTGCAGGGCCTGGGTCACTGCGGCAGCTGCCACACGCCAAAGAACCTGCTCGGTGGCGACAAGAACGCCGAGTTCCTGCAGGGCGGCGACCTGCAGGGCTGGATGGCGCCCAATATCACTGGCGCCGCCCATGTCGGCCTGGGCGACTGGAGCGAGGCGGACATCGTCCAGTACCTGAAGACCGGTGCCAACCGCTACGACATCGCCTCCGGCCCCATGGCCGAGGCGGTCGAGCATTCCACCCAGCACTGGCGCGACGACGACCTGATGGCGGTGGCCGTGTACCTCAAGGACCTCGACCATCAGCGCGCCAAGCCCAAGCCGCTGGCCGCCACCGACCCGGTGATGAAAGCCGGCGGTGCGATCTATGCCGATCGCTGTTCGGGCTGCCACACGCCGAACGGCGAAGGCATCGCCACGCTGTTCCCGAAACTGGCCAACGCGCCGCTGGTCAACGCCGGAGATGCCACCTCGATGATTCGCGTGGTGCTGGCCGGCAACCGCGCCGTGAGCACCGCCACGGCGCCCACCGGCCCGGCGATGCCCGCCTTCGCCTGGAACCTGTCGGACGAGAACGCCGCCGATGTGCTGACCTATATCCGCAACAGCTGGGGCAATGCCGCGGCGCCGATCAGCGCCGATCAGGTGCGCGAGCAGCGCGAGGCCCTGCACAGCGAATAG
- a CDS encoding substrate-binding periplasmic protein, whose protein sequence is MKPLRPILALFCLLLGTFARAEPYQILTEEWAPYNYQQGDQLTGMATDIVRAIMTLTGDGFEILVVPSMRATHGLTNRPRTIMYSLFRTPEREALFKWVGPIAEESIYPYQLAGTPTPVNSLDQLRLAPQITTRHAGLIPQVLESRGFDNLEKRATSSQQLYRMLLAGRTGIIVGDTDAGVAYYSAQLGIAPGTLRRVPVALYRSALYIAFSKDSDDGLVAAWADALEQLRLSGDLARIQQRYWRPTTYEPRY, encoded by the coding sequence GTGAAGCCTCTTCGTCCGATCCTTGCGCTGTTCTGCCTGCTGCTCGGCACCTTTGCCCGGGCCGAGCCCTATCAGATCCTCACCGAGGAATGGGCGCCCTACAACTACCAGCAGGGCGACCAGCTGACCGGCATGGCCACGGATATCGTGCGGGCGATCATGACCCTGACCGGTGACGGTTTCGAGATCCTGGTGGTGCCGAGCATGCGGGCCACCCATGGGCTGACGAACCGACCCAGGACCATCATGTATTCGCTGTTCCGCACGCCGGAGCGCGAGGCGCTGTTCAAATGGGTAGGGCCTATCGCCGAGGAGTCGATCTACCCTTACCAGTTGGCGGGCACGCCAACGCCGGTGAATTCTCTCGATCAGTTGCGGCTGGCGCCGCAGATCACCACCCGGCATGCCGGGCTTATCCCGCAGGTGCTCGAGTCCCGGGGTTTCGACAATCTGGAGAAGCGTGCCACCAGCAGTCAGCAGCTCTACCGCATGCTGCTGGCCGGTCGTACCGGGATCATCGTCGGCGATACCGACGCGGGCGTGGCCTATTACAGCGCCCAGTTGGGCATCGCCCCCGGCACCCTGCGCCGAGTGCCCGTCGCGCTGTATCGCTCGGCGCTGTACATCGCCTTCAGCAAGGACAGCGACGATGGCCTGGTCGCTGCCTGGGCCGACGCGCTCGAGCAGCTGCGCCTGAGCGGCGACCTGGCGCGAATTCAGCAGCGTTACTGGCGGCCGACCACCTATGAGCCGCGATATTGA
- a CDS encoding two-component system sensor histidine kinase NtrB, producing the protein MADTPPGAGLRQPDDAPLVRKIGHELIEFLPVGVYLCNAVGNLVAYNPKAADIWGEAPDLDKEPIKYTGAYRLRSENGAHMPLEQSPLAAVLLSKKPITNLRMIVERRDGSQVPILANIVPLFGMDGAMIGFMNSLQDLRQHAAQEQAQNNLQNALIQAQKMEQIGKVGGGIVHEFTNQLTSLSISLSLMEKEIRDAGSEQLQARYGLCREATDKVTQLAEGLLLFARTRPRALERIDPNQLLLGMSTLISNEAGQPIDCQLNLATDSSFLRANKQHLESAIINLVSNARDAMPAGGQLILSTFNTQLDRSNFPHHNANFKPGRYVVIRIADTGTGIAPEALEHIFAPFYTTRAVDKSTGLGLTMVKGFVTDMNGQMTITSRLGEGTSVSLYFPCYGTEHSLAITGSDRTSSGE; encoded by the coding sequence ATGGCCGATACCCCGCCCGGCGCCGGTTTGCGGCAGCCTGATGATGCACCTCTGGTGCGCAAGATCGGCCATGAGCTCATCGAGTTTCTGCCGGTTGGTGTGTACCTGTGCAATGCCGTGGGCAACCTGGTGGCCTACAACCCCAAGGCGGCGGATATCTGGGGTGAGGCGCCGGATCTGGACAAGGAGCCAATCAAGTACACCGGCGCCTATCGCCTGCGCAGCGAGAATGGCGCGCATATGCCGCTGGAACAGTCGCCGCTGGCTGCGGTGCTGCTCAGCAAGAAGCCGATCACCAACCTGCGCATGATCGTCGAGCGGCGCGACGGCAGCCAGGTGCCGATTCTCGCCAATATCGTGCCGCTGTTCGGCATGGACGGCGCCATGATCGGTTTTATGAACAGCCTGCAGGATCTTAGGCAGCACGCGGCCCAGGAACAGGCGCAGAACAACCTGCAGAATGCGCTGATCCAGGCGCAGAAGATGGAGCAGATCGGCAAGGTCGGCGGTGGCATCGTCCATGAATTCACCAACCAGTTGACCAGCCTGTCGATAAGCCTGTCGCTGATGGAGAAGGAGATCAGGGACGCCGGCTCGGAGCAGTTGCAGGCACGCTATGGGTTGTGCCGTGAGGCGACCGACAAGGTCACGCAGCTGGCTGAAGGCCTGCTGCTGTTCGCCCGCACACGCCCCCGGGCGCTGGAACGCATCGATCCCAACCAGTTGCTGCTGGGCATGAGCACGCTGATCAGCAACGAGGCCGGCCAGCCGATCGACTGCCAGCTCAACCTGGCCACCGACAGCAGCTTCCTCAGGGCCAACAAGCAGCACCTCGAGAGCGCCATCATCAACCTGGTGAGCAATGCCCGGGACGCCATGCCGGCGGGCGGCCAGCTGATCCTGAGCACTTTCAATACCCAACTGGACCGCAGCAACTTCCCGCACCATAACGCCAACTTCAAACCCGGGCGTTACGTGGTGATCCGCATCGCGGATACGGGCACCGGCATCGCGCCGGAGGCTCTCGAGCATATCTTCGCGCCCTTCTATACCACCCGGGCGGTCGACAAGAGCACAGGCCTGGGCCTGACCATGGTCAAGGGCTTCGTCACCGACATGAACGGCCAGATGACGATCACCAGCAGACTGGGCGAAGGCACCAGCGTCAGCCTGTATTTTCCCTGCTATGGCACGGAGCATTCGCTGGCCATTACCGGCAGCGACAGAACGTCGAGCGGGGAGTGA
- a CDS encoding gluconate 2-dehydrogenase subunit 3 family protein, which translates to MSKEAPRGLSRRSLLKASATTVAAGVAASAQAATISGVPQWLPFDHNGPLHYDAKGWQFLSADEAREIEAIVEQLIPADELSPSGKEAGCAVFIDRQLAGHYGTYERLYQQGPFAPGIEPGSEQLPRERYRLGLAQLDKHCQSAFGKRFSELDGEQRDEVLKGLESGGIAFEGIDSKVFFTQVLQNTMEGFFADPIYGGNRDMVSWRMLGFPGARYDYRPYIDRHNEKLDLVPLSIIGSSAWNRKG; encoded by the coding sequence ATGTCCAAAGAAGCCCCCCGGGGTTTGAGCCGGCGTTCGCTGCTCAAGGCCTCGGCCACCACAGTGGCAGCCGGCGTCGCCGCCAGCGCCCAGGCCGCCACCATCAGCGGCGTGCCGCAGTGGCTACCGTTCGACCATAACGGCCCGCTGCATTACGACGCCAAGGGCTGGCAGTTCCTGAGCGCCGATGAGGCCCGTGAAATCGAGGCCATCGTCGAGCAACTGATCCCGGCGGACGAGCTGTCCCCCAGCGGCAAGGAGGCCGGTTGTGCGGTATTCATCGACCGCCAGCTGGCCGGCCACTACGGCACCTATGAGCGCCTTTATCAGCAGGGCCCGTTCGCCCCCGGCATAGAGCCAGGTTCCGAGCAACTGCCCCGCGAGCGCTATCGTCTCGGCCTGGCGCAACTGGACAAGCACTGCCAGAGCGCCTTTGGCAAACGCTTCAGCGAACTGGACGGTGAGCAGCGCGACGAGGTGCTCAAGGGGCTGGAGTCGGGCGGGATCGCCTTCGAGGGTATCGACTCCAAGGTGTTCTTCACCCAGGTGTTGCAGAACACCATGGAAGGCTTCTTCGCCGACCCGATCTACGGCGGCAATCGCGACATGGTGAGTTGGAGGATGCTCGGCTTCCCCGGCGCGCGCTACGACTACCGCCCCTACATCGACCGGCACAACGAAAAGCTGGATCTGGTACCGCTGTCGATCATCGGCAGCTCCGCGTGGAATCGCAAAGGATGA
- a CDS encoding ABC transporter permease, translating to MNWDVIITWLPRLAQGALLTIELVAVAVITGLILAIPTGIARASRHWYVRAVPYGYIFFFRGTPLLVQLFLVYYGLAQFDAVRQGPLWPYLRDPYWCAVITMTLHTTAYIAEILRGAIQAVPPGEIEAARALGMSRPQAMLHIVLPRAARIGLPAYSNEVILMLKASALASTVTLLELTGMARTMNARTYLPVEGFFAAGVFYLLITFVLINAFKLLERWLRVDACQGR from the coding sequence ATGAACTGGGACGTCATCATCACCTGGCTGCCGCGCCTGGCCCAAGGCGCCCTGCTGACCATCGAGCTGGTCGCCGTGGCGGTCATCACCGGCCTGATCCTGGCCATCCCCACCGGTATCGCCCGCGCCTCGCGCCACTGGTACGTGCGCGCCGTGCCCTATGGCTACATCTTCTTCTTCCGTGGCACGCCCTTGCTGGTGCAGCTGTTCCTGGTCTACTACGGCCTGGCGCAGTTCGACGCGGTGCGCCAGGGCCCGCTGTGGCCGTACCTGCGCGACCCGTACTGGTGCGCGGTGATCACCATGACCCTGCACACCACTGCCTACATCGCCGAGATCCTGCGCGGCGCCATCCAGGCCGTACCGCCGGGTGAAATCGAAGCCGCACGGGCGCTGGGCATGTCACGGCCCCAGGCCATGCTGCATATCGTGCTGCCGCGGGCGGCGCGCATCGGCCTGCCGGCCTACAGCAACGAGGTGATCCTGATGCTCAAGGCCAGCGCCCTGGCCAGCACGGTGACCCTGCTGGAGCTGACCGGCATGGCGCGCACCATGAACGCGCGTACCTACCTGCCGGTCGAGGGCTTCTTCGCGGCCGGGGTGTTCTACCTGCTGATCACCTTCGTGCTGATCAACGCCTTCAAGCTCCTGGAGCGCTGGCTGCGCGTCGACGCCTGCCAGGGCCGCTAG
- a CDS encoding ABC transporter permease, with protein sequence MNFDLSGFGPALAAGTLMTVQLALSALCVGLVLGLLGAFAKTSPYKPLQWLGGTYSTLVRGVPELLWVLLIYFGTVGLMRGLAELLGVESLELSPFAAGVIALGLCFGAYATEVFRGAILAIPKGHREAGQALGLSKGRILWRLVMPQMWRIALPGLGNLFMILMKDTALVSVIGLNELMRRSQIAVTASKEPFTFYMVAAFIYLGLTVIAMIGLHFLEKRANRGFKRSAA encoded by the coding sequence ATGAATTTCGATCTTTCCGGATTCGGCCCGGCCCTGGCCGCCGGCACCCTGATGACCGTCCAGCTGGCGCTCAGCGCCCTGTGCGTCGGCCTGGTGCTCGGCCTGCTCGGCGCCTTCGCCAAGACCTCGCCCTACAAGCCGCTGCAGTGGCTTGGCGGCACCTATTCGACCCTGGTTCGCGGCGTGCCCGAACTGCTCTGGGTACTGCTGATCTATTTCGGCACCGTGGGCCTCATGCGCGGCCTCGCCGAACTGCTCGGCGTCGAGAGTCTCGAGCTGTCGCCCTTCGCCGCCGGCGTCATCGCCCTGGGCCTGTGCTTCGGCGCCTACGCCACCGAGGTGTTTCGCGGCGCCATCCTGGCCATCCCCAAGGGCCACCGTGAAGCCGGCCAGGCCTTGGGCCTGTCCAAGGGCCGCATCCTCTGGCGCCTGGTGATGCCGCAGATGTGGCGCATCGCCCTGCCCGGCCTGGGCAACCTGTTCATGATCCTGATGAAGGACACCGCCCTGGTATCGGTGATCGGCCTCAACGAGCTGATGCGCCGTTCGCAGATCGCCGTGACCGCCAGCAAGGAGCCCTTCACCTTCTATATGGTCGCCGCGTTCATCTACCTGGGCCTGACCGTCATCGCCATGATTGGCCTGCACTTCCTCGAGAAGCGCGCCAACCGCGGCTTCAAGCGGAGTGCGGCATGA
- a CDS encoding GMC family oxidoreductase — MAKKLPATDVVVVGLGWAGSIIAKELADEGLRVLGFERGAWRDTASDFNIASVTDELRYVARQELMLRTRQNTCTLRNKPGETALPMRTWGSFHPGNGTGGAGNHWAGITFRFQPEEFRLKSHLTERYGSQAIEGLTLQDWGTTWEEMEPHYDAFDRVAGISGKAGNIGGTIIEGGNPFEGPRSREYPNPPTKQTYAPTLFAEAARNMGYKPFPVPSALASQGYTNQYGVTMGPCTFCGFCTNYGCANYSKASAIVNVLPALVRMPNFTANTHCEVLEVTKDSTGKRATGIVYVDANGDRWEQPAEIVVVAAFTFENVRLMLLSGIGEPYDPISNTGTTGRNYAYQTANDVQLFFDDKNFNPFIGGGAIGMGIDEFNNDNFDHSGLGFVGGGSTRVTPIGAAPINSRPVPPGTPKWGKAWKKTTAQYYAASMSIGCEASNYSTRTNYLSLDPTYKDPHGRPLLRITFDFTENDLRMAQYVTDKTAEIAKALNPKMLFASPRKGPWSNTSYQSSHVVGGFVMGADPATSSVNKHLQVWGVPNLFVVGASAFPQNPGYNPTGTVGALAFKAAHAIRTQYLKRPGEMISV, encoded by the coding sequence ATGGCCAAGAAACTGCCTGCAACCGACGTGGTGGTGGTGGGGCTCGGCTGGGCCGGCTCGATCATCGCCAAGGAACTCGCCGACGAAGGCCTGCGCGTACTCGGCTTCGAGCGTGGCGCCTGGCGCGACACGGCGAGCGACTTCAACATCGCCTCGGTGACCGACGAGCTGCGCTACGTGGCGCGCCAGGAGCTGATGCTGCGCACCCGGCAGAACACCTGCACGTTGCGTAACAAACCGGGCGAAACCGCGTTGCCGATGCGTACCTGGGGCTCGTTCCACCCCGGCAACGGCACCGGCGGCGCCGGCAACCACTGGGCCGGCATCACCTTTCGCTTCCAGCCCGAGGAGTTCCGCCTCAAGAGCCACCTGACCGAGCGTTATGGCAGCCAGGCCATCGAGGGCCTGACCCTGCAGGACTGGGGCACCACCTGGGAAGAGATGGAGCCGCACTACGACGCCTTCGATCGCGTCGCGGGGATCTCCGGCAAGGCCGGCAATATCGGCGGCACGATCATCGAAGGCGGCAACCCCTTCGAGGGCCCGCGCTCGCGGGAATACCCCAACCCACCGACCAAGCAGACCTACGCCCCCACGCTGTTCGCCGAAGCGGCGCGCAACATGGGCTACAAGCCGTTCCCGGTGCCGTCCGCGCTGGCCTCCCAGGGCTACACCAACCAGTATGGTGTGACGATGGGGCCCTGCACCTTCTGCGGCTTCTGCACCAACTACGGCTGCGCCAACTATTCCAAGGCCAGCGCCATCGTCAACGTGCTGCCGGCCCTGGTGCGCATGCCCAACTTCACCGCCAACACCCACTGCGAAGTGCTGGAGGTGACCAAGGACAGCACCGGCAAGCGTGCCACCGGCATCGTTTACGTCGACGCCAATGGCGACAGGTGGGAGCAGCCGGCGGAAATCGTCGTGGTGGCGGCCTTCACCTTCGAGAACGTGCGTCTGATGCTGCTCTCCGGCATCGGCGAGCCCTACGACCCGATCAGCAACACCGGCACCACCGGCCGCAACTACGCCTATCAGACGGCCAACGACGTACAGCTGTTCTTCGACGACAAGAACTTCAACCCCTTTATCGGTGGCGGCGCCATCGGCATGGGTATCGACGAGTTCAACAACGACAACTTCGACCATTCCGGCCTGGGCTTTGTAGGTGGCGGCAGCACCCGGGTGACGCCCATCGGCGCCGCACCGATCAACTCGCGCCCGGTGCCGCCCGGCACGCCCAAGTGGGGCAAGGCGTGGAAGAAGACCACGGCGCAGTACTACGCCGCGAGCATGTCCATCGGCTGCGAGGCGAGCAACTACAGCACCCGCACCAACTACCTGTCCCTCGACCCGACCTACAAGGACCCCCATGGCCGGCCGCTGCTGCGCATCACCTTCGACTTCACCGAGAACGACCTGCGCATGGCCCAGTACGTGACCGACAAGACCGCTGAGATCGCCAAGGCGCTGAACCCCAAGATGCTGTTCGCCAGCCCGCGCAAGGGGCCCTGGTCGAACACCTCCTACCAGTCGTCCCACGTGGTCGGCGGCTTCGTGATGGGCGCCGACCCGGCAACCAGCTCGGTGAACAAGCACCTGCAGGTGTGGGGCGTGCCCAACCTGTTCGTGGTCGGCGCTTCGGCCTTTCCACAAAACCCCGGCTACAACCCCACCGGCACCGTCGGTGCCCTGGCCTTCAAGGCCGCCCACGCGATTCGCACCCAGTACCTCAAGCGCCCCGGGGAGATGATCAGCGTATGA
- a CDS encoding DUF1652 domain-containing protein, with protein sequence MSARQQRQLIEAAFLPHVCKCKASSEGLLTIHVCDAVNDVLLLEVSDVCADALVSWEAIDKFAIDLQRNLRCGITVTEVPVEAVR encoded by the coding sequence ATGTCAGCTAGGCAGCAACGGCAGCTGATTGAGGCGGCCTTTCTTCCTCACGTTTGCAAGTGTAAGGCCAGCTCAGAGGGCCTTTTGACCATCCATGTGTGTGACGCCGTCAACGATGTCCTACTACTGGAGGTGTCGGATGTGTGCGCCGATGCTCTGGTGAGCTGGGAGGCAATCGACAAGTTTGCCATCGACCTGCAGCGCAACCTGAGGTGCGGGATCACGGTGACAGAAGTACCGGTTGAAGCAGTGAGGTAA
- a CDS encoding type IV pili methyl-accepting chemotaxis transducer N-terminal domain-containing protein, translating into MIKRCMQALVLGLGLVSFASWAEMAPLEAMNMAGLQRSLGQIMAKDYMMIGSDVKVDDATRQLNTSVALFEDHHAKLKAHPTNSEVQAGLAQVEVIWTAYRAMVTAKPDKAQAPAVLAKAEELVKQTQHVTDLFEKHNGDAASHSINRSGWNRVLTQRTAMFYMARAWGVQAPNLDANFEASVKEFDHIMKELQAAGAPNPEIAAALRKTDARWQFAAKAFASKEFVPTIVAVNAESMFRQLNEMTRLYAGLKGDQL; encoded by the coding sequence TTGATCAAACGTTGCATGCAGGCCCTGGTGCTGGGCCTTGGCCTGGTCAGTTTCGCCAGTTGGGCGGAAATGGCGCCGCTGGAAGCGATGAACATGGCCGGCCTGCAGCGCAGCCTGGGGCAGATCATGGCCAAGGACTACATGATGATCGGCTCCGACGTGAAGGTTGATGATGCCACCAGGCAGCTCAACACCAGCGTCGCGCTGTTCGAGGATCATCACGCCAAGCTCAAGGCACACCCGACCAACAGCGAGGTGCAGGCCGGCCTCGCCCAGGTCGAGGTGATCTGGACGGCCTACCGCGCCATGGTCACCGCCAAGCCGGACAAGGCTCAGGCCCCCGCCGTGCTGGCCAAGGCCGAGGAACTGGTCAAGCAGACCCAGCACGTCACTGACCTGTTCGAGAAACACAACGGCGACGCCGCTTCCCACTCGATCAACCGCAGTGGCTGGAACCGCGTGCTCACCCAGCGCACCGCGATGTTCTACATGGCCCGCGCCTGGGGCGTGCAGGCGCCGAATCTGGATGCCAACTTCGAGGCATCGGTGAAGGAGTTCGATCACATCATGAAGGAGCTGCAGGCCGCTGGCGCGCCGAACCCGGAAATCGCTGCCGCCCTGCGCAAGACCGATGCACGCTGGCAGTTCGCGGCCAAGGCTTTCGCCTCCAAGGAGTTCGTGCCGACCATCGTGGCGGTGAATGCCGAATCGATGTTCCGCCAGCTCAACGAAATGACCCGCCTGTACGCCGGCCTCAAGGGCGATCAGCTCTGA
- a CDS encoding DUF1654 domain-containing protein, producing MTQDASPATSYEQLGARVSRAINAPAAQRSRSAVLLRAQGDSPEDWSRILDEIAENDNVTIAWRDDGVQLFWTVPAED from the coding sequence ATGACTCAAGATGCCAGCCCCGCCACTTCCTATGAACAGTTGGGCGCACGGGTTTCGCGCGCCATCAACGCCCCGGCCGCGCAGCGCTCCCGTTCGGCGGTGCTGCTGCGCGCCCAAGGCGACAGCCCTGAGGACTGGTCGCGGATCCTCGATGAAATAGCCGAGAACGACAACGTGACCATCGCCTGGCGCGACGACGGCGTGCAGCTGTTCTGGACGGTACCGGCAGAGGATTGA
- a CDS encoding methyltransferase — protein sequence MTSAESIPPLSGADLLQRFQALDAFLVAHQALWKPRPFTHQTLPWESQHPELAAWLRSRTLAQAEASHNQPTALDGAPAPFPELALQAEQLSQIGDLPQQASVDLPPRFSVDVPGRKWQQIRAFGDSLGFAQTPQHWLDWCAGKGHLGRVLAHGGQKLTCLEYDPALVASGAALSQRLGITAQHIEQDVLAADAATRLHAEHSPVALHACGDLHLRLMHLASAAGCRQLAIAPCCYNRVARADYQPLSTAAQGSPLRLSLDDLALPMSETVTAGNRVRQQRDQSMAWRLAFDLLQRELRGVDAYLPMPSLPPAWLKKPFADYCRDLAALKQLSTAGERDWQRLEATGWQRLAEVRNLELVRGLFRRPLELWLVLDRALYLQEQGYAVRLGQFCAPHLTPRNLLLLAERT from the coding sequence ATGACCTCAGCCGAATCTATCCCGCCCCTCAGTGGTGCCGACCTGCTCCAGCGTTTCCAAGCGCTGGACGCCTTTCTCGTCGCCCATCAGGCGCTGTGGAAACCCCGGCCATTCACCCACCAGACACTGCCCTGGGAAAGCCAGCATCCCGAACTGGCCGCCTGGCTGCGCAGCCGCACCCTGGCGCAGGCCGAAGCCAGCCACAACCAGCCAACGGCGCTGGACGGCGCGCCAGCGCCCTTCCCCGAACTGGCCTTGCAAGCCGAACAGCTGAGCCAGATCGGCGACCTGCCCCAGCAAGCCTCGGTTGATCTGCCGCCGCGTTTCTCGGTGGACGTTCCCGGTCGCAAATGGCAGCAGATACGCGCGTTCGGTGACAGCCTGGGCTTCGCCCAGACACCGCAGCACTGGCTGGACTGGTGCGCCGGCAAGGGCCACCTGGGCCGCGTGCTCGCCCACGGCGGCCAGAAGCTGACCTGCCTGGAGTACGACCCGGCCCTGGTCGCCAGCGGCGCCGCACTGAGCCAGCGCCTGGGGATAACGGCCCAGCATATCGAGCAAGACGTGCTCGCCGCTGACGCCGCCACCCGGCTGCACGCCGAGCATAGCCCCGTCGCCCTGCACGCCTGCGGCGACCTGCACCTGCGTCTGATGCACCTGGCCAGCGCCGCGGGCTGTCGCCAGTTGGCCATTGCGCCCTGCTGCTACAACCGTGTGGCGAGAGCCGACTACCAGCCGTTATCCACAGCCGCACAGGGCTCGCCGCTACGCCTCTCGCTGGACGACCTGGCCCTGCCCATGAGCGAGACGGTGACCGCCGGCAACCGCGTGCGCCAGCAGCGCGACCAGTCCATGGCCTGGCGCCTGGCCTTCGACCTGCTGCAGCGCGAGCTGCGCGGCGTCGACGCCTACCTGCCCATGCCCTCGTTGCCGCCTGCTTGGCTGAAGAAGCCCTTCGCCGACTACTGCCGCGATCTCGCCGCACTCAAACAGCTGTCCACTGCTGGCGAGCGAGACTGGCAGCGCCTGGAAGCAACTGGCTGGCAACGCCTGGCCGAGGTGCGCAATTTGGAGTTGGTACGCGGCCTGTTCCGCCGCCCACTGGAACTCTGGCTGGTGCTCGACCGCGCGCTCTACCTGCAGGAACAGGGCTATGCCGTGCGCCTCGGACAGTTCTGCGCACCACACCTGACCCCACGCAACCTGCTGCTGCTCGCCGAGCGCACCTGA